The following coding sequences lie in one Streptomyces sp. NBC_00510 genomic window:
- a CDS encoding serine-threonine protein kinase, translating to MSVEPYWEMTFDADGDPDRAQRDRLTAGVGAKGVTDLLVFSHGWNSDRSGATSLYDRFLAPVPGLLAGRARPGTVVGYVGVLWPSMRFSDEPIPDYDALLPGPEPRRPDPALDAATRDALVAVFPGHEDEIRRIAELLEERPDGEEPFAEFAALVRRLTGVPPQAVAGLCADDTSDAAPGAEPAALCGDPVAACEEYAAALEGGTGLPLAGGGWTRLWNGAKEMLRQATYYAMKRRAGTVGERGLGPLLGRLARAHPSLSVHLVGHSFGGRLVSYALRGLPDGVRAVKSVTLLQGAFSHYAFASRLPHDGAHGGALSTARLKVSGPVVSCYSRHDTALGTMYPIASRLAGDDRGFGPDLGDRWGATGHDGIKAVDDTMDVPLAEALRGAFPRAGCVSVDASAVVRQGGPPSGAHSDICHPELARIVLRAGRLLA from the coding sequence ATGAGTGTCGAGCCGTACTGGGAGATGACCTTCGACGCGGACGGCGATCCCGACCGGGCGCAGCGCGACCGGCTCACCGCGGGCGTCGGCGCGAAGGGCGTCACCGACCTGCTGGTCTTCTCGCACGGCTGGAACAGCGACCGCTCCGGCGCGACCAGCCTCTACGACCGTTTCCTCGCCCCCGTCCCCGGACTGCTCGCCGGCCGCGCCCGGCCCGGCACGGTCGTCGGCTACGTGGGCGTGCTGTGGCCCTCCATGCGCTTCTCCGACGAGCCGATCCCCGACTACGACGCCCTCCTGCCCGGCCCGGAGCCGCGGCGGCCCGACCCGGCGCTCGACGCGGCCACCCGTGACGCGCTCGTGGCGGTCTTCCCCGGCCACGAGGACGAGATCCGCCGGATCGCCGAACTGCTGGAGGAACGCCCCGACGGCGAGGAGCCGTTCGCGGAGTTCGCCGCCCTGGTGCGGCGGCTGACCGGGGTGCCGCCGCAGGCCGTGGCGGGGCTGTGCGCGGACGACACCTCCGACGCGGCGCCGGGGGCCGAACCGGCCGCCCTGTGCGGCGACCCCGTGGCCGCCTGCGAGGAGTACGCGGCGGCCCTGGAGGGCGGCACCGGGCTGCCGCTGGCGGGCGGCGGCTGGACGCGGCTGTGGAACGGCGCCAAGGAGATGCTGCGCCAGGCGACGTACTACGCGATGAAGCGGCGGGCCGGGACGGTGGGCGAGCGGGGACTCGGCCCCCTCCTGGGCCGGCTCGCGCGTGCCCACCCCTCGCTCTCCGTCCACCTGGTCGGGCACAGCTTCGGCGGCCGGCTGGTCTCCTACGCGCTGCGCGGACTGCCCGACGGGGTACGCGCCGTGAAGTCGGTGACCCTGCTCCAGGGCGCCTTCTCGCACTACGCGTTCGCGTCCCGGCTCCCCCACGACGGGGCGCACGGCGGCGCGTTGAGCACCGCCCGGCTCAAGGTGTCGGGCCCGGTGGTGTCCTGCTACTCCCGGCACGACACGGCGCTCGGCACGATGTACCCGATCGCCTCCCGGCTGGCGGGTGACGACCGGGGGTTCGGGCCCGACCTCGGCGACCGCTGGGGCGCGACGGGCCACGACGGCATCAAGGCGGTCGACGACACCATGGACGTGCCGCTGGCCGAGGCGCTGCGCGGGGCGTTCCCCCGGGCCGGGTGCGTGAGCGTGGACGCCTCGGCCGTGGTCCGCCAGGGGGGTCCGCCCTCCGGGGCGCACAGCGACATCTGCCACCCCGAGCTGGCGCGGATCGTGTTGCGCGCGGGCCGGCTCCTGGCCTGA
- a CDS encoding SDR family oxidoreductase — MEALRDARVVVTGAGGGIGAALARRFAAQGARVVVNDLNEDAAKTVADEIGGICVPGDASAVVEPARAALGGGIDVFCANAGIGAMAGAEADDAVWERVWDVNVMAHVRAARALLPEWLERGEGRFIATVSAAGLLTMVGDAPYSVTKHGALAFAEWLAVTYRHRGVRVHAVCPQGVRTDMLRAAGHAGDLVLAPTAIEPEDVAEAVFQGIADERFLILPHPEAGAYYTARAGDTDRWIDGMNRVQRKLEEGRDA; from the coding sequence ATGGAAGCGCTGCGCGATGCCCGGGTGGTGGTCACCGGTGCCGGAGGCGGGATCGGGGCGGCGCTGGCCCGGAGATTCGCGGCGCAGGGCGCGCGCGTCGTCGTCAACGACCTGAACGAGGACGCCGCCAAGACCGTCGCGGACGAGATCGGCGGCATCTGCGTCCCCGGCGACGCCTCGGCGGTCGTCGAGCCGGCCCGCGCGGCGCTCGGCGGGGGCATCGACGTGTTCTGCGCCAACGCCGGCATCGGCGCCATGGCCGGGGCCGAGGCCGACGACGCCGTCTGGGAACGGGTCTGGGACGTCAACGTCATGGCGCACGTGCGCGCCGCCCGCGCGCTGCTCCCGGAATGGCTGGAGCGCGGCGAGGGCCGCTTCATCGCCACCGTCTCCGCCGCCGGGCTGCTGACGATGGTCGGCGACGCCCCCTACTCGGTCACCAAGCACGGCGCCCTCGCCTTCGCCGAGTGGCTCGCCGTCACCTACCGCCACCGGGGCGTGCGCGTCCACGCCGTCTGCCCGCAGGGCGTGCGCACCGACATGCTGCGCGCGGCGGGGCACGCCGGCGACCTCGTGCTCGCCCCCACCGCCATCGAGCCGGAGGACGTCGCCGAGGCCGTGTTCCAGGGCATCGCCGACGAGCGCTTCCTGATCCTGCCGCACCCCGAGGCGGGCGCCTACTACACCGCTCGCGCCGGGGACACCGACCGCTGGATCGACGGCATGAACCGGGTGCAGCGGAAGCTGGAGGAGGGGCGCGACGCGTGA
- a CDS encoding long-chain fatty acid--CoA ligase, which yields MRHFAEELHTLPDPPVTLLHAFREVVARVPGRTALAYFDGRLTYRALDELSDGLARHLAARGFARGDRLAIVLQNVPQFAVALLGAWKAGGTVVPVNPMYKERELAHVLEDAGVTALVCSDRAWDTHIRRTAAGSPVRIPLTTSELDLQTRNDARVLPERRTPADDAEDLLAAAHAGAAGPALPDPGLTAGDIALISYTSGTSGVPKGAMNTHGNISYNADRQRAHSVLPDGATLFALAPLFHITGMVCQLAAGLAAGSTVALAYRFEPGVVLDALREHRPAYMVGPSTAYMALMARPDATAEDFSSFHLLYSGGAPVPPALVTAFRDRFGHYLRNGYGLTECTAPCASVPAGLEAPVDPVSGTLSVGVPGPGTLVRIVDDKGVDVPFGEHGEIAVRGPMVVPGYWNRPEASREALPGGELRTGDIGFMDEEGWLYVVDRKKDMINASGFKVWPREVEDVLYTHPAVREAAVVGVPDAYRGESVKAFVSLRPGAAADPAELIGHCREHLAAYKYPREIEVLPELPKTSSGKILRRELRARRD from the coding sequence CTGCGGCACTTCGCCGAGGAGCTGCACACCCTCCCCGACCCGCCGGTCACCCTGCTGCACGCGTTCCGCGAGGTCGTCGCCCGCGTCCCCGGCCGCACCGCGCTCGCGTACTTCGACGGCCGGCTGACCTACCGCGCGCTCGACGAGCTGTCCGACGGGCTCGCCCGGCACCTGGCCGCCCGCGGCTTCGCGCGCGGCGACCGGCTGGCGATCGTCCTGCAGAACGTGCCGCAGTTCGCGGTCGCCCTGCTCGGCGCCTGGAAGGCCGGCGGTACGGTCGTGCCCGTCAACCCCATGTACAAGGAGCGCGAACTCGCCCACGTACTGGAGGACGCCGGGGTGACCGCCCTGGTCTGCTCCGACCGCGCCTGGGACACGCACATCCGCCGGACCGCGGCCGGTTCACCGGTGCGGATCCCGCTGACGACCAGTGAACTCGACCTGCAGACCCGGAACGACGCGCGCGTCCTGCCGGAGCGGCGCACACCGGCGGACGACGCGGAGGACCTGCTCGCCGCCGCCCACGCGGGCGCCGCAGGCCCGGCGCTGCCCGACCCCGGCCTGACCGCCGGCGACATCGCGCTGATCAGCTACACCTCGGGCACCAGCGGCGTCCCCAAGGGCGCGATGAACACCCACGGCAACATCAGCTACAACGCCGACCGGCAGCGCGCGCACAGCGTCCTGCCCGACGGCGCCACGCTCTTCGCGCTCGCCCCGCTGTTCCACATCACCGGCATGGTCTGCCAGCTGGCCGCCGGCCTCGCCGCGGGCTCCACCGTGGCGCTGGCCTACCGCTTCGAGCCGGGCGTCGTCCTCGACGCGCTGCGCGAGCACCGTCCGGCGTACATGGTCGGCCCCTCCACCGCCTACATGGCGCTCATGGCCCGGCCCGACGCCACCGCCGAGGACTTCTCCTCCTTCCACCTGCTCTACTCCGGCGGCGCCCCTGTGCCACCCGCGCTGGTCACCGCCTTCCGCGACCGCTTCGGCCACTACCTGCGCAACGGATACGGCCTCACCGAGTGCACCGCTCCCTGCGCCAGCGTCCCGGCCGGTCTGGAGGCCCCGGTCGACCCGGTCTCCGGGACGCTCTCGGTCGGCGTCCCCGGCCCGGGCACGCTGGTGCGCATCGTCGACGACAAGGGCGTCGACGTGCCCTTCGGCGAGCACGGCGAGATCGCCGTCCGCGGGCCCATGGTCGTGCCCGGCTACTGGAACCGGCCCGAGGCCTCGCGGGAGGCCCTGCCCGGCGGCGAGCTGCGCACCGGCGACATCGGCTTCATGGACGAGGAGGGCTGGCTCTACGTCGTCGACCGCAAGAAGGACATGATCAACGCGTCCGGCTTCAAGGTGTGGCCGCGCGAGGTCGAGGACGTCCTGTACACGCACCCCGCCGTGCGCGAGGCGGCCGTGGTCGGGGTCCCCGACGCCTACCGGGGCGAGTCGGTGAAGGCCTTCGTCAGCCTCCGGCCGGGGGCCGCGGCGGACCCGGCCGAGCTGATCGGGCACTGCAGGGAGCACCTCGCGGCGTACAAGTACCCCCGCGAGATCGAGGTCCTGCCCGAGCTGCCCAAGACGTCGAGCGGCAAGATCCTCCGCAGGGAGCTGCGCGCACGGCGGGATTGA
- a CDS encoding TetR/AcrR family transcriptional regulator produces the protein MARSTTPPKATTTAVPQRLLAEATRLFAERGYDRTSVQEIVEAAGVTKGALYHYFGSKDDLLHEIYGRVLRLQMQRLEAIAGKETAPVAERLVEAAADVVVTSIGNLDDTKIFFRSMHQLSPEKQKAVRADRRRYHEKFRALVEEGQREGVFRQEVRPDLVVDFFFGAVHHLGTWYREDGPLSADQVAADFADMLLHSVRQP, from the coding sequence ATGGCACGGAGCACCACCCCACCCAAGGCGACCACGACCGCGGTCCCCCAGCGGCTGCTCGCCGAGGCCACCCGCCTCTTCGCCGAGCGCGGATACGACCGGACGTCGGTGCAGGAGATCGTCGAGGCGGCCGGCGTCACCAAGGGTGCGCTCTACCACTACTTCGGCAGCAAGGACGACCTCCTGCACGAGATCTACGGGCGCGTGCTGCGGCTGCAGATGCAGCGCCTGGAGGCGATCGCCGGCAAGGAGACGGCTCCGGTGGCGGAACGCCTGGTCGAGGCCGCCGCCGACGTCGTCGTCACCAGCATCGGCAACCTCGACGACACCAAGATCTTCTTCCGGTCGATGCACCAGCTCAGCCCGGAGAAGCAGAAGGCGGTGCGGGCCGACCGGCGCCGCTACCACGAGAAGTTCCGCGCACTGGTCGAGGAGGGGCAGCGCGAGGGCGTGTTCCGGCAGGAGGTCCGGCCGGATCTCGTCGTCGACTTCTTCTTCGGCGCCGTGCACCACCTCGGCACCTGGTACCGGGAGGACGGGCCGCTCTCCGCCGACCAGGTCGCCGCCGACTTCGCAGACATGCTGCTGCACTCCGTGCGGCAGCCCTGA
- a CDS encoding NADPH:quinone oxidoreductase family protein encodes MKAWRVHENGEPRAAMRLDEVPDPQPGPGELLLKVRAANVNFPDALLCRGHYQVRPPLPFTPGVEFCGEVVAAGQGVTGHVAGDRVIAPAALPGGAFAELAVVPAASVLPAPPALDDAEAAALHIGYQTGWFGLHRRAGLRAGETLLVHAAAGGVGSAAVQLGKAAGATVIGVVGGPEKAKAARELGADLVVDRTSEDFVAVVKEATGGRGADVVYDPVGGEAYTRSTKCIAFEGRILVVGFTSGTIPSPGLNHALVKNYSIVGLHWGLYNTHDPAAVRGCHEELTRLAAEGAIKPLVSERVALEGAADAVQRVADGTTTGRVVVLPG; translated from the coding sequence ATGAAGGCATGGCGAGTGCACGAGAACGGGGAGCCGCGCGCGGCGATGCGCCTGGACGAGGTCCCCGACCCGCAGCCGGGCCCCGGTGAACTGCTCCTGAAGGTCCGCGCGGCCAACGTCAACTTCCCCGACGCGCTGCTCTGCCGCGGGCACTACCAGGTGCGGCCGCCGCTGCCGTTCACCCCGGGCGTCGAGTTCTGCGGTGAGGTCGTCGCGGCCGGCCAGGGGGTCACCGGGCACGTCGCCGGTGACAGGGTCATCGCCCCGGCGGCGCTGCCCGGCGGTGCCTTCGCCGAACTCGCCGTCGTCCCCGCCGCGAGCGTGCTGCCCGCGCCCCCCGCGCTGGACGACGCCGAGGCCGCCGCCCTCCACATCGGCTACCAGACCGGCTGGTTCGGGCTGCACCGGCGGGCCGGGCTCCGGGCCGGCGAGACCCTGCTCGTGCACGCCGCGGCGGGCGGTGTCGGCAGCGCCGCCGTCCAGCTCGGCAAGGCGGCGGGCGCCACGGTGATCGGCGTGGTCGGCGGGCCCGAGAAGGCCAAGGCCGCCCGCGAACTGGGCGCCGACCTCGTCGTGGACCGGACCAGCGAGGACTTCGTGGCCGTCGTCAAGGAGGCCACCGGCGGACGCGGCGCCGACGTCGTGTACGACCCGGTGGGCGGCGAGGCCTACACCCGGTCCACCAAGTGCATCGCCTTCGAGGGCCGCATCCTGGTCGTGGGCTTCACCAGCGGCACGATCCCCAGCCCCGGCCTGAACCACGCGCTGGTCAAGAACTACTCCATCGTCGGCCTGCACTGGGGCCTGTACAACACCCACGACCCCGCCGCCGTGCGCGGCTGCCACGAGGAGCTCACCCGTCTCGCCGCCGAGGGCGCGATCAAGCCCCTCGTCAGCGAGCGCGTCGCCCTGGAGGGTGCCGCCGACGCCGTCCAGCGGGTCGCCGACGGCACGACGACCGGCCGCGTGGTGGTCCTGCCCGGCTGA
- a CDS encoding acyl-CoA dehydrogenase family protein: protein MDFAYDARTGELRERLLAFMDEHVYPAEPVFHRQREEAEGEAVWSAPPVVEELKATARERGLWNLFLPGERGAGLTNLQYAPLAEITGRSPHLAPPALNCAAPDTGNMEVLSEFGSEEQRKTWLEPLLAGEIRSAFAMTEPDVASSDATNIETRIERVGDEYVINGRKWYISGAMNPRCRIFIVMGKTDPAADRHRQQSMVLVPRDTPGLEVRRGMRVFGYDDGDHGGHAEVVFHDVRVPAENLIGEEGGGFAIAQARLGPGRIHHCMRLIGMAERAVELMCRRATGRVAFGTPLAAQGVVQEWIAEARVEIEQLRLLVLKTAWLMDTVGNRGAHTEIQAIKIATPQKVGLILDRAIQLHGAGGVSQDFPLAELYAAARTLRLADGPDEVHKRSLARRELKRYAENA, encoded by the coding sequence ATGGATTTCGCGTACGACGCCAGGACCGGGGAACTGCGCGAGCGGCTGCTCGCGTTCATGGACGAGCACGTGTACCCGGCGGAACCGGTCTTCCACCGGCAGCGCGAGGAGGCCGAGGGCGAGGCCGTGTGGTCGGCGCCGCCGGTCGTGGAGGAGCTGAAGGCCACGGCGCGCGAGCGCGGGCTGTGGAACCTCTTCCTCCCCGGCGAGCGCGGCGCCGGGCTCACCAACCTCCAGTACGCGCCGCTGGCCGAGATCACCGGCCGCAGCCCGCACCTCGCCCCGCCGGCCCTCAACTGCGCCGCGCCGGACACCGGCAACATGGAGGTGCTCAGCGAGTTCGGCAGCGAGGAGCAGCGCAAGACCTGGCTGGAGCCGCTGCTCGCGGGCGAGATCCGCTCGGCCTTCGCGATGACCGAGCCCGACGTCGCCTCCTCCGACGCGACCAACATCGAGACGCGGATCGAGCGGGTCGGTGACGAGTACGTCATCAACGGCCGCAAGTGGTACATCTCCGGCGCGATGAACCCGCGGTGCCGGATCTTCATCGTCATGGGCAAGACCGACCCGGCCGCGGACCGGCACCGCCAGCAGAGCATGGTCCTGGTGCCGCGCGACACCCCCGGCCTCGAAGTGCGCCGCGGCATGCGGGTGTTCGGCTACGACGACGGCGACCACGGCGGCCACGCGGAGGTCGTCTTCCACGACGTGCGCGTCCCCGCGGAGAACCTGATCGGCGAGGAGGGCGGCGGCTTCGCCATCGCCCAGGCGCGGCTGGGCCCGGGCCGTATCCACCACTGCATGCGGCTGATCGGCATGGCCGAGCGGGCGGTGGAGCTGATGTGCCGGCGTGCCACGGGGCGTGTCGCCTTCGGCACGCCGCTGGCGGCGCAGGGGGTCGTCCAGGAGTGGATCGCCGAGGCCCGGGTGGAGATCGAGCAGTTGCGGCTGCTGGTGCTCAAGACCGCCTGGCTGATGGACACCGTCGGCAACCGGGGTGCCCACACCGAGATCCAGGCCATCAAGATCGCCACCCCGCAGAAGGTCGGGCTGATCCTCGACCGCGCCATCCAGCTGCACGGCGCGGGCGGCGTCAGCCAGGACTTCCCGCTGGCCGAACTGTACGCGGCCGCCCGCACCCTGCGGCTGGCCGACGGCCCCGACGAGGTCCACAAGCGCTCCCTGGCCCGCCGTGAACTGAAGCGGTACGCCGAGAACGCCTGA
- a CDS encoding phosphotransferase family protein: MSGTENPPGLDLERLRRHLDAERPGLVAGALDGELIEGGRSNLTYAVTDGVSRWVVRRPPLGHVLATAHDMTREHRVISALHDTPVPVPGAVLLCEDPEVIGAPFYVMDFVEGTPYRTEGQLAALGPERTRDIVLRLVDTLVALHAVEPRTVGLDDFGRPEGFLERQLRRWGKQLDASRSRELAGIDELAALLGTRLPASAPAAVVHGDYRLDNVLIGADDTVRAILDWEMSTLGDPLTDLGLLLMYSELRPTPGTPVSVTGGAPGHPSPAELVERYAAGSGRDVSSVAWYTAFAYFKLAVILEGIHYRYTLGQTLGAGFDRIGALVPAFIDNGLRTLQEG, translated from the coding sequence ATGAGCGGGACGGAGAACCCACCGGGACTCGACCTGGAGCGGCTGCGGCGGCACCTCGACGCCGAGCGGCCCGGCCTGGTGGCGGGCGCGCTCGACGGCGAGCTCATCGAGGGCGGCCGGTCGAACCTGACCTACGCGGTGACCGACGGCGTCTCCCGCTGGGTCGTCCGGCGCCCGCCGCTCGGCCACGTCCTGGCGACGGCGCACGACATGACCCGCGAGCACCGGGTCATCAGCGCCCTGCACGACACCCCCGTCCCCGTCCCGGGGGCGGTGCTGCTCTGCGAGGACCCCGAGGTCATCGGCGCGCCCTTCTACGTCATGGACTTCGTCGAGGGCACGCCCTACCGCACCGAGGGACAGCTCGCGGCGCTCGGGCCGGAGCGCACCCGGGACATCGTGCTGCGGCTGGTGGACACCCTGGTGGCGCTGCACGCCGTGGAGCCGCGCACGGTGGGACTGGACGACTTCGGCAGGCCCGAGGGCTTCCTGGAGCGGCAGCTGCGCCGCTGGGGCAAGCAGCTCGACGCCTCGCGCAGCCGCGAGCTGGCGGGCATCGACGAACTCGCGGCGCTGCTCGGCACGCGCCTGCCCGCCTCCGCTCCGGCGGCGGTCGTGCACGGCGACTACCGCCTCGACAACGTCCTGATCGGCGCCGACGACACCGTCCGCGCCATCCTCGACTGGGAGATGTCCACCCTCGGCGACCCGCTCACCGACCTCGGGCTGCTGCTCATGTACAGCGAACTGCGCCCCACCCCGGGCACCCCCGTCTCCGTCACCGGGGGCGCGCCCGGTCACCCCTCCCCCGCCGAGCTGGTCGAGCGCTACGCGGCCGGCTCCGGCCGGGACGTGTCCTCGGTCGCCTGGTACACCGCCTTCGCCTACTTCAAGCTCGCGGTGATCCTCGAGGGCATCCACTACCGCTACACCCTCGGCCAGACCCTCGGCGCCGGCTTCGACCGGATCGGCGCCCTGGTCCCGGCCTTCATCGACAACGGCCTGCGGACGCTTCAGGAAGGCTGA
- a CDS encoding ADP-ribosylglycohydrolase family protein — translation MIPPAALDSLYGLAHGDAFGDRWFFVSHEEREGGIARRITPEDVPWYWTDDTAQALALFGHLAAHGGTVGQDALAAGLAGAYAADPYRKYGPSMHDVLRRIGAGEPWADVVGGQFGGQGSYGNGAAMRVAPLGAWLAADLEGAAGAAAAQAAVSHHHPEAAAGAVAVALAAALAARSRGGPAPEGLLTAVADRLPDSDVRSGLRTAGRFPEGTSVRHAAEVLGSGYGVSAQDTVPFALWCAARHLDDLEGGLWHTVAGFGDMDTTCAIAGGVIAARTGVASLPPAWRAALEPLPDWVPAPSGGPE, via the coding sequence ATGATCCCGCCCGCCGCCCTCGACTCGCTGTACGGACTGGCCCATGGCGACGCCTTCGGCGACCGCTGGTTCTTCGTCTCCCACGAGGAGCGGGAGGGCGGCATCGCGCGGAGGATCACCCCCGAGGACGTTCCCTGGTACTGGACCGACGACACCGCCCAGGCCCTGGCGCTGTTCGGGCACCTCGCGGCGCACGGCGGAACCGTCGGACAGGACGCCCTCGCGGCCGGTCTCGCCGGGGCCTACGCCGCCGACCCGTACCGCAAGTACGGCCCCTCCATGCACGACGTCCTGCGCCGCATCGGCGCCGGGGAGCCCTGGGCGGACGTCGTGGGCGGGCAGTTCGGCGGGCAGGGCTCGTACGGCAACGGAGCCGCGATGCGGGTCGCGCCGCTGGGCGCCTGGCTCGCCGCCGACCTGGAGGGTGCCGCCGGCGCCGCCGCCGCGCAGGCGGCCGTGTCCCACCATCACCCCGAGGCCGCCGCCGGAGCCGTCGCCGTCGCGCTCGCCGCCGCCCTCGCGGCCCGCAGCCGGGGCGGCCCGGCCCCGGAGGGCCTGCTGACGGCGGTGGCCGACCGGCTCCCCGACAGCGACGTGCGTTCCGGCCTGCGCACCGCGGGACGCTTCCCCGAGGGCACCTCGGTGCGGCACGCGGCCGAGGTCCTGGGCTCCGGTTACGGGGTCTCGGCGCAGGACACGGTGCCCTTCGCGCTGTGGTGCGCCGCACGGCACCTGGACGACCTGGAGGGCGGCCTGTGGCACACCGTCGCCGGGTTCGGCGACATGGACACCACCTGTGCCATCGCCGGCGGGGTCATCGCCGCCCGCACCGGTGTCGCCTCGCTGCCGCCCGCCTGGCGTGCGGCGTTGGAGCCGCTGCCGGACTGGGTTCCGGCGCCGTCCGGCGGACCGGAGTAG